One window of the Perca flavescens isolate YP-PL-M2 chromosome 16, PFLA_1.0, whole genome shotgun sequence genome contains the following:
- the ark2ca gene encoding E3 ubiquitin-protein ligase RNF165 isoform X1: MDQIFCLGAHFTRHQHSHATSCRHFHLGAPQVPISAEFPLGHASQPPQTGLATHLPPAHHPPLTALPAPPQFQDVPGPPFLPQALHQQYLIQQQLLEAQHRRILPHSRRTQERIPLNPHRLRSGYEYSPALHVPQPMTQQQQQRYLAEGTDWDLSVDAGLPHHQYQLQQLPQHYQHYLASPRMHHFPRNTSSAQVVVHEIRNYPYPQLHLLALQSLNPSRHATAVRESYEELLQLEDRLGSVSRGAVQTTIERFTFPHKYKKRKPLQLKIGEEEETDVDEKCTICLSMLEDGEDVRRLPCMHLFHQGCVDQWLATSRKCPICRVDIETQLNPDS; encoded by the exons ATGGATCAAATCTTCTGTTTGG GAGCACACTTCACCAGGCACCAACACAGCCATGCTACCTCCTGCCGACACTTTCACCTGGGCGCTCCCCAGGTGCCCATCTCAGCAGAGTTCCCTCTAGGACACGCCAGCCAGCCACCTCAGACAGGCCTGGCCACCCACCTGCCCCCGGCACACCACCCACCCCTCACTGCCCTGCCTGCACCCCCTCAGTTCCAGGATGTGCCGGGGCCTCCATTCCTACCTCAGGCCTTACACCAGCAATACCTCAtccagcagcagcttcttgaaGCGCAGCACCGCAGGATTCTCCCACACTCAAG AAGAACCCAGGAGCGTATTCCCCTGAACCCTCACCGACTGCGCTCAGGCTATGAGTACTCCCCTGCCCTCCATGTTCCCCAGCCAatgacacagcagcagcagcagcggtacCTGGCCGAAGGCACAGACTG GGATCTCAGTGTTGATGCCGGCCTCCCTCACCACCAGTACCAGCTCCAGCAGCTTCCGCAGCACTATCAGCATTACCTGGCCTCCCCTCGAATGCACCACTTCCCCAGGAACACATCCTCTGCACAAGTG GTTGTGCATGAAATCAGAAACTACCCGTACCCCCAGCTGCACCTGTTGGCACTGCAAAGTCTGAATCCTTCGAGGCACGCCACCGCTGTGCGAGAAAGTTATGAG GAGCTGTTGCAGTTGGAAGACCGGCTGGGGAGTGTCAGCAGAGGAGCTGTTCAGACAACCATAGAGAGATTCACCTTTCCACACAAATACAAGAAG AGAAAGCCCCTGCAGCTGAAGattggggaggaggaggaaacagATGTGGATGAGAAGTGTACCATCTGTTTGTCCATGCTGGAGGACGGAGAGGACGTCAG GAGATTGCCCTGCATGCACCTCTTCCACCAGGGCTGTGTAGACCAATGGCTGGCCACCAGCAGGAAGTGTCCGATCTGTCGAGTTGACATCGAAACACAGCTGAACCCTGACAGCTGA
- the ark2ca gene encoding E3 ubiquitin-protein ligase RNF165 isoform X2, which produces MDQIFCLGAHFTRHQHSHATSCRHFHLGAPQVPISAEFPLGHASQPPQTGLATHLPPAHHPPLTALPAPPQFQDVPGPPFLPQALHQQYLIQQQLLEAQHRRILPHSRRTQERIPLNPHRLRSGYEYSPALHVPQPMTQQQQQRYLAEGTDWDLSVDAGLPHHQYQLQQLPQHYQHYLASPRMHHFPRNTSSAQVVVHEIRNYPYPQLHLLALQSLNPSRHATAVRESYELLQLEDRLGSVSRGAVQTTIERFTFPHKYKKRKPLQLKIGEEEETDVDEKCTICLSMLEDGEDVRRLPCMHLFHQGCVDQWLATSRKCPICRVDIETQLNPDS; this is translated from the exons ATGGATCAAATCTTCTGTTTGG GAGCACACTTCACCAGGCACCAACACAGCCATGCTACCTCCTGCCGACACTTTCACCTGGGCGCTCCCCAGGTGCCCATCTCAGCAGAGTTCCCTCTAGGACACGCCAGCCAGCCACCTCAGACAGGCCTGGCCACCCACCTGCCCCCGGCACACCACCCACCCCTCACTGCCCTGCCTGCACCCCCTCAGTTCCAGGATGTGCCGGGGCCTCCATTCCTACCTCAGGCCTTACACCAGCAATACCTCAtccagcagcagcttcttgaaGCGCAGCACCGCAGGATTCTCCCACACTCAAG AAGAACCCAGGAGCGTATTCCCCTGAACCCTCACCGACTGCGCTCAGGCTATGAGTACTCCCCTGCCCTCCATGTTCCCCAGCCAatgacacagcagcagcagcagcggtacCTGGCCGAAGGCACAGACTG GGATCTCAGTGTTGATGCCGGCCTCCCTCACCACCAGTACCAGCTCCAGCAGCTTCCGCAGCACTATCAGCATTACCTGGCCTCCCCTCGAATGCACCACTTCCCCAGGAACACATCCTCTGCACAAGTG GTTGTGCATGAAATCAGAAACTACCCGTACCCCCAGCTGCACCTGTTGGCACTGCAAAGTCTGAATCCTTCGAGGCACGCCACCGCTGTGCGAGAAAGTTATGAG CTGTTGCAGTTGGAAGACCGGCTGGGGAGTGTCAGCAGAGGAGCTGTTCAGACAACCATAGAGAGATTCACCTTTCCACACAAATACAAGAAG AGAAAGCCCCTGCAGCTGAAGattggggaggaggaggaaacagATGTGGATGAGAAGTGTACCATCTGTTTGTCCATGCTGGAGGACGGAGAGGACGTCAG GAGATTGCCCTGCATGCACCTCTTCCACCAGGGCTGTGTAGACCAATGGCTGGCCACCAGCAGGAAGTGTCCGATCTGTCGAGTTGACATCGAAACACAGCTGAACCCTGACAGCTGA
- the ark2ca gene encoding E3 ubiquitin-protein ligase RNF165 isoform X3 — MVLVHVGYLVLPVFGSVRNRGAHFTRHQHSHATSCRHFHLGAPQVPISAEFPLGHASQPPQTGLATHLPPAHHPPLTALPAPPQFQDVPGPPFLPQALHQQYLIQQQLLEAQHRRILPHSRRTQERIPLNPHRLRSGYEYSPALHVPQPMTQQQQQRYLAEGTDWDLSVDAGLPHHQYQLQQLPQHYQHYLASPRMHHFPRNTSSAQVVVHEIRNYPYPQLHLLALQSLNPSRHATAVRESYEELLQLEDRLGSVSRGAVQTTIERFTFPHKYKKRKPLQLKIGEEEETDVDEKCTICLSMLEDGEDVRRLPCMHLFHQGCVDQWLATSRKCPICRVDIETQLNPDS; from the exons GAGCACACTTCACCAGGCACCAACACAGCCATGCTACCTCCTGCCGACACTTTCACCTGGGCGCTCCCCAGGTGCCCATCTCAGCAGAGTTCCCTCTAGGACACGCCAGCCAGCCACCTCAGACAGGCCTGGCCACCCACCTGCCCCCGGCACACCACCCACCCCTCACTGCCCTGCCTGCACCCCCTCAGTTCCAGGATGTGCCGGGGCCTCCATTCCTACCTCAGGCCTTACACCAGCAATACCTCAtccagcagcagcttcttgaaGCGCAGCACCGCAGGATTCTCCCACACTCAAG AAGAACCCAGGAGCGTATTCCCCTGAACCCTCACCGACTGCGCTCAGGCTATGAGTACTCCCCTGCCCTCCATGTTCCCCAGCCAatgacacagcagcagcagcagcggtacCTGGCCGAAGGCACAGACTG GGATCTCAGTGTTGATGCCGGCCTCCCTCACCACCAGTACCAGCTCCAGCAGCTTCCGCAGCACTATCAGCATTACCTGGCCTCCCCTCGAATGCACCACTTCCCCAGGAACACATCCTCTGCACAAGTG GTTGTGCATGAAATCAGAAACTACCCGTACCCCCAGCTGCACCTGTTGGCACTGCAAAGTCTGAATCCTTCGAGGCACGCCACCGCTGTGCGAGAAAGTTATGAG GAGCTGTTGCAGTTGGAAGACCGGCTGGGGAGTGTCAGCAGAGGAGCTGTTCAGACAACCATAGAGAGATTCACCTTTCCACACAAATACAAGAAG AGAAAGCCCCTGCAGCTGAAGattggggaggaggaggaaacagATGTGGATGAGAAGTGTACCATCTGTTTGTCCATGCTGGAGGACGGAGAGGACGTCAG GAGATTGCCCTGCATGCACCTCTTCCACCAGGGCTGTGTAGACCAATGGCTGGCCACCAGCAGGAAGTGTCCGATCTGTCGAGTTGACATCGAAACACAGCTGAACCCTGACAGCTGA